The following proteins are encoded in a genomic region of Hyla sarda isolate aHylSar1 chromosome 3, aHylSar1.hap1, whole genome shotgun sequence:
- the SERTAD2 gene encoding SERTA domain-containing protein 2 isoform X2 gives MLAKPGKRKFDEHEDGLEGKVVSPTDGPSKVSYTLQRQTIFNISLMKLYNHRPLTEPSLQKTVLINNMLRRIQEELKQEGSLKPVFISTSQTSDPLGDSYQEAQPAFSHLSSQPLQPTDLLSTTPLESCLTPASLLEEDTYCTSQTVQQNISSSKLPSPPPPALVQPVKDSFSSALDEIEELCPSSTSTEAAAEAAVHLKDEPVAAGTLKPEGTQENRTSEPKLMDSLPGNFELTTSTGFLTDLTLDDILFSDIDTSMYDFDPCTSNTGAASKMAPDELLKTLSPYSNQPVTPNQPFKMDLTELDHIMEVLVGS, from the coding sequence TGGTGTCTCCGACAGATGGGCCATCGAAAGTATCCTACACTTTACAGCGCCAGACTATCTTCAACATTTCCCTTATGAAACTCTACAACCACAGGCCACTTACGGAGCCAAGTTTGCAGAAAACAGTTTTAATAAATAACATGTTGAGACGGATACAGGAGGAGCTAAAGCAAGAAGGCAGCTTGAAGCCTGTTTTTATTAGCACTTCACAGACCTCGGATCCTCTCGGAGACTCGTACCAGGAGGCTCAGCCTGCATTCAGCCATCTCAGCTCCCAGCCTCTTCAGCCCACTGACTTATTAAGCACTACACCACTAGAGTCTTGCCTCACTCCTGCCTCTCTGCTTGAGGAGGACACATATTGCACTTCCCAAACAGTCCAGCAGAATATTTCTAGCAGCAAATTACCATCACCACCGCCACCTGCTCTTGTCCAGCCAGTAAAAGACAGTTTCTCCTCCGCATTGGATGAAATCGAGGAGCTGTGTCCATCGTCTACCTCCACAGAGGCAGCTGCAGAAGCAGCCGTGCATCTAAAAGATGAACCTGTTGCAGCAGGAACCCTTAAGCCTGAGGGAACACAAGAGAATAGAACAAGTGAGCCAAAACTAATGGATTCTCTTCCAGGGAATTTCGAATTAACAACCTCCACCGGCTTTCTTACAGATCTGACTTTAGATGATATCCTTTTTTCTGACATTGACACGTCCATGTACGATTTTGATCCTTGCACATCCAATACAGGAGCAGCCTCGAAAATGGCACCTGATGAACTCCTTAAAACTTTATCTCCTTATAGCAACCAACCGGTAACCCCAAATCAGCCTTTCAAGATGGACCTCACGGAATTAGATCACATAATGGAGGTTTTGGTTGGTtcctaa